A genomic window from Silene latifolia isolate original U9 population chromosome 11, ASM4854445v1, whole genome shotgun sequence includes:
- the LOC141612083 gene encoding uncharacterized protein LOC141612083 gives MLQIRLNKGSSVDGGIGAKSLPEETVTVACPDHLVLADLPVAKGLGSATSASMVKIVGRRSRRQLAERVHFCVRCDFPIAVYGRLSPCEHAFCLDCARSDSICYLCDERIQKIQTIKMMEGIFICAAPHCLKSFLKKSDFESHIYNSHSDLLQPNMKKEYYNEPEVSGSKQAPTMDLRGPPRPGWPSNSDPPSNDRDDKNRRPQPRDQPPLRPLMHPKLPPQWQPNPSEPQPDHWPIGMQQQQNPDPQMYPQQPPNFQMHGNPNPMMMGPPPFGFPPFPSDGAPPFYGGPAPYDLTRSDSTPEVGSDQGSVMGFTPGPGGPVNFQEGYSRPWNAGPNNAPFEASQNGQGLLGAPQGMPSGPPPPPPGPPPPHIMQHQNNYMSADMNNDGRNYGWQSERRGSFGGKQD, from the exons ATGCTTCAAATTCGACTTAACAAAGGGTCATCTGTAGATGGAGGCATTGGTGCCAAGTCTTTGCCGGAGGAGACAGTGACTGTGGCATGTCCTGATCACCTCGTTCTTGCTGATTTGCCTGTGGCCAAAGGTCTTGGTTCTGCAACTTCTGCTTCGATGGTGAAAATTGTTGGTCGTAGGTCCCGACGACAGCTTGCAGAGCGAGTCCACTTTTGTGTTCGTTGTGATTTCCCTATTGCAGTTTATGGTCGCCTG AGCCCTTGTGAGCATGCATTCTGTCTTGATTGTGCAAGAAGTGACTCAATCTGCTATTT ATGCGATGAACGGATCCAGAAAATTCAAACAATCAAAATGATGGAAGGGATATTTATTTGTGCTGCTCCTCATTGCCTCAAGTCTTTCCTGAAAAAGTCCGATTTTGAGTCTCATATATACAATAGCCATTCTGACTTGCTTCAGCCTAATATGAAGAAGGAATATTATAATGAACCCGAGGTATCAGGCAGTAAACAGGCTCCAACGATGGATCTTCGTGGTCCACCAAGGCCTGGCTGGCCGTCTAATTCAGATCCTCCGTCCAATGATCGTGATGATAAAAATCGCCGCCCACAACCGAGAGACCAACCTCCTCTTCGACCACTTATGCATCCAAAACTGCCACCTCAATGGCAGCCAAACCCGTCTGAGCCTCAGCCTGATCACTGGCCTATTGGTATGCAGCAGCAGCAAAATCCTGACCCACAAATGTACCCTCAACAACCTCCTAATTTTCAAATGCATGGTAATCCAAATCCAATGATGATGGGCCCGCCTCCATTTGGTTTCCCTCCTTTTCCATCTGATGGAGCTCCACCGTTTTATGGTGGGCCTGCCCCATATGATCTGACACGATCAGACTCGACACCAGAAGTTGGATCAGATCAAGGATCAGTAATGGGCTTCACACCTGGACCAGGAGGTCCTGTGAATTTCCAAGAAGGTTATTCTCGTCCTTGGAATGCTGGACCTAACAACGCTCCTTTTGAAGCTAGCCAAAACGGACAAGGTCTACTGGGAGCACCCCAAGGCATGCCTTCAGgcccaccaccacctccaccggGACCACCACCTCCTCATATAATGCAGCATCAAAATAATTACATGTCAGCTGATATGAATAATGATGGAAGGAATTATGGGTGGCAGTCTGAGAGACGTGGTAGCTTTGGAGGCAAACAGGACTGA